In the genome of Gadus chalcogrammus isolate NIFS_2021 chromosome 21, NIFS_Gcha_1.0, whole genome shotgun sequence, one region contains:
- the tpd52l1 gene encoding tumor protein D53 isoform X4: METRQQGLLDSEPLREADEDLASEGNYPILTEEEREEIHQELDKLEEEISTLRQVLTSKEKQQADLRQKLGISPLSDFKNNVSKGWHDMQTSVAYKKTTETFSTAGQKTSAAFSTLGTAITRKLGDMSMFGLEILYPRRSNSIGYSIRHSMSMPTMRNSPSFKSFEEKVESTVTTIKTKVGGPEPGGSFEEVLSSAAQASSQERPSPPLTDTSERPC, from the exons GTCTTCTAGACTCTGAGCCGTTGCGAGAGGCAGATGAGGATCTGGCCTCCGAGGGTAACTACCCCATCttgacagaggaagagagggaagagattCACCAAGAACTGGACAAG CTGGAAGAGGAGATCAGCACTCTGAGGCAAGTGCTGACATCTAAAGAGAAGCAACAAGCCGACCTCAGACAGAAACTGGGCATCAGCCCGCTCAGCGATTTCAAAAACAACGTCTCCAAGGGCTGGCATGACATGCAGACCTCTGTTGC ctataAGAAGACGACGGAGACGTTTTCCACAGCAGGCCAGAAGACCTCTGCAGCCTTTAGCACCCTGGGCACCGCCATCACCAGGAAGCTAGGAGACATGAG CATGTTTGGTTTAGAGATATTGTATCCACGGAG ATCCAACTCCATAGG CTACTCAATCCGACACTCCATGAGCATGCCCACCATGAG AAACTCACCCAGCTTCAAGTCTTTTGAGGAAAAAGTTGAAAGTACAGTGACAACCATTAAG ACCAAGGTGGGGGGGCCCGAGCCCGGGGGGAGCTTCGAGGAGGTACTCTCCTCCGCAGCGCAGGCCAGCTCACAGGAGCGGCCCAGCCCCCCCCTGACAGACACCTCGGAGAGGCCCTGTTAG
- the tpd52l1 gene encoding tumor protein D53 isoform X5 — METRQQGLLDSEPLREADEDLASEGNYPILTEEEREEIHQELDKLEEEISTLRQVLTSKEKQQADLRQKLGISPLSDFKNNVSKGWHDMQTSVAYKKTTETFSTAGQKTSAAFSTLGTAITRKLGDMRNSPSFKSFEEKVESTVTTIKTKVGGPEPGGSFEEVLSSAAQASSQERPSPPLTDTSERPC; from the exons GTCTTCTAGACTCTGAGCCGTTGCGAGAGGCAGATGAGGATCTGGCCTCCGAGGGTAACTACCCCATCttgacagaggaagagagggaagagattCACCAAGAACTGGACAAG CTGGAAGAGGAGATCAGCACTCTGAGGCAAGTGCTGACATCTAAAGAGAAGCAACAAGCCGACCTCAGACAGAAACTGGGCATCAGCCCGCTCAGCGATTTCAAAAACAACGTCTCCAAGGGCTGGCATGACATGCAGACCTCTGTTGC ctataAGAAGACGACGGAGACGTTTTCCACAGCAGGCCAGAAGACCTCTGCAGCCTTTAGCACCCTGGGCACCGCCATCACCAGGAAGCTAGGAGACATGAG AAACTCACCCAGCTTCAAGTCTTTTGAGGAAAAAGTTGAAAGTACAGTGACAACCATTAAG ACCAAGGTGGGGGGGCCCGAGCCCGGGGGGAGCTTCGAGGAGGTACTCTCCTCCGCAGCGCAGGCCAGCTCACAGGAGCGGCCCAGCCCCCCCCTGACAGACACCTCGGAGAGGCCCTGTTAG